In Megalopta genalis isolate 19385.01 unplaced genomic scaffold, iyMegGena1_principal scaffold0050, whole genome shotgun sequence, one DNA window encodes the following:
- the LOC117226734 gene encoding transmembrane protein 256 homolog isoform X2 has translation MYLIKLIIFLYFSFVISVFVTNANVFTYVLPAPNDPIVTMKQLWELAAQRGPYVQLAALSGATAVGLGAYGAHRKYPEDKKVDQVQVFETANRYHFMHTLAILGLPLTRIPLLGAVFFMSGIILFSGTLYYYAFTGDGKYRRYAPIGGVCFIVGWLSMCI, from the exons atgtatttgataaaattgataATATTCCTATATTTTTCATTTGTAATTTCAGTCTTCGTAACTAACGCTAAT GTCTTTACTTATGTTTTACCTGCACCTAATGACCCAATAGTAACGATGAAACAGTTATGGGAATTGGCAGCACAGAGAGGACCGTATGTACAGCTGGCTGCTCTGAGTGGAGCAACTGCTGTCGGACTTGGGGCTTATGGTGCTCATA GGAAGTACCCAGAGGACAAGAAAGTTGACCAggtgcaagtatttgaaacggcTAATCGTTATCATTTTATGCATACATTAGCTATTCTTGGATTACCTCTTACAAGAATACCCCTTTTG GGTGCAGTATTTTTTATGTCTGGCATAATACTGTTTTCGGGAACATTGTATTATTATGCATTTACAGGTGATGGGAAATATAGGAGATACGCGCCAATAGGGGGGGTATGTTTCATTGTAGGGTGGTTAAGTATGTGCATTTAA
- the LOC117226734 gene encoding transmembrane protein 256 homolog isoform X1, with protein sequence MQYLNTLSNTLYKPIAGTASYILGTTGAVFTYVLPAPNDPIVTMKQLWELAAQRGPYVQLAALSGATAVGLGAYGAHRKYPEDKKVDQVQVFETANRYHFMHTLAILGLPLTRIPLLGAVFFMSGIILFSGTLYYYAFTGDGKYRRYAPIGGVCFIVGWLSMCI encoded by the exons ATGCAATATCTAAATACATTAAGTAATACGTTATACAAACCAATTGCTGGCACAGCATCGTATATTTTGGGTACGACTGGAGCA GTCTTTACTTATGTTTTACCTGCACCTAATGACCCAATAGTAACGATGAAACAGTTATGGGAATTGGCAGCACAGAGAGGACCGTATGTACAGCTGGCTGCTCTGAGTGGAGCAACTGCTGTCGGACTTGGGGCTTATGGTGCTCATA GGAAGTACCCAGAGGACAAGAAAGTTGACCAggtgcaagtatttgaaacggcTAATCGTTATCATTTTATGCATACATTAGCTATTCTTGGATTACCTCTTACAAGAATACCCCTTTTG GGTGCAGTATTTTTTATGTCTGGCATAATACTGTTTTCGGGAACATTGTATTATTATGCATTTACAGGTGATGGGAAATATAGGAGATACGCGCCAATAGGGGGGGTATGTTTCATTGTAGGGTGGTTAAGTATGTGCATTTAA
- the Smug gene encoding single-strand-selective monofunctional uracil-DNA glycosylase — protein sequence MSTSRKTKTRRDSESPDINAKRIKISEEYCEDTEYSVASTIDTTLDISEKLLLLERNLTTELGNITFRLPVEYVYSPLEYAFDVHAKYVKKYCSTTKRILFLGMNPGPWGMSQTGVPFGEISMVRDWLKICGPVGKPAKEQPDRKVTGFQCTRSEVSGKRLWGLFQELCGNPENFFEHAYIHNYCPIAFMDKKGRNITPSEIKGIEIQKVHSACDKVLADTIRLLKVEILIGIGGYAEKRAQLVVQSHKLSTKVLCLPHPSPRAVNNKNWNEKATKKLSEFGLLECFTS from the exons ATGTCAACTTCAAGAAAGACTAAAACAAGGCGTGATAGTGAATCTCCAGACATTAATGCTAAGAGAATAAAAATTTCAGAAGAATATTGCGAAGATACAGAGTATAGTGTTGCAAGTACAATTGATACAACACTTGATATTTctgaaaaattgttattattggaACGTAACTTGACTACCGAATTAGGAAATATCACATTTCGTCTACCTGTAGAATATGTTTATAGCCCTCTTGAATATGCATTTGATGTACATGCTAAATATGTCAAAAAATATTGTTCTACTACAAAAAGGATTTTATTTCTTGGAATGAATCCTGGTCCTTGGGGCATGTCTCAAACTGGTGTTCCATTTGGAGAAATAAGTATGGTTCGTGATTGGTTAAAGATTTGTGGACCAGTTGGAAAACCTGCCAAAGAACAGCCAGATAGAAAAGTAACTGGATTTCAATGCACACGTAGTGAGGTCAGTGGAAAAAGATTATGGGGACTTTTCCAAGAATTATGTGGAAATCCAGAAAACTTCTTTGAACAtgcatatatacataattattgcCCTATTGCATTCATGGATAAGAAAGGGCGCAACATTACACCATCTGAAATAaag GGAATTGAAATACAAAAAGTACACTCTGCTTGTGATAAAGTTTTGGCAGATACAATTCGACTACTAAAAGTAGAAATTCTTATTGGCATTGGTGGATATGCAGAAAAACGTGCTCAACTCGTAGTACAATCTCATAAATTGTCTACCAAG GTTCTATGTTTACCTCATCCTAGTCCAAGAGCTGTAAATAATAAAAACTGGAATGAAAAAGCAACAAAAAAATTAAGTGAGTTTGGATTACTTGAATGTTTTACCAGTTAA
- the LOC117226733 gene encoding tRNA-specific adenosine deaminase 2 — translation MVDTLGWMDVALQKANDSLKAGEVPVGCLFVYNNEVIAIGNNTVNETRNATRHAEINCIDQVLAFCKSKNLDYKNVFNNVDVIVTVEPCIMCTSALYQLSVRNIVYGCANDRFGGCISVFNVPKLYNSETKILGGVKSDTAMALLKEFYKGTNPNAPKSKVKKDCKLKKCDNH, via the coding sequence ATGGTGGATACATTGGGTTGGATGGATGTTGCATTACAAAAAGCAAATGATTCATTAAAAGCGGGAGAAGTTCCTGTTGGATGTTTGTTTGTATACAATAATGAAGTCATTGCTATAGGTAACAATACTGTTAATGAAACTCGTAATGCAACTAGACACGCTGAGATAAACTGTATAGATCAGGTCTTAGCATTCTGTAAAAGTAAAAATTTAGATTAcaaaaatgtttttaataatgTAGATGTAATAGTTACTGTTGAACCATGCATTATGTGCACTTCTGCACTGTATCAACTGTCTGTGCGTAATATTGTGTATGGCTGTGCAAATGACCGTTTTGGTGGATGCATTAGTGTTTTTAATGTACCTAAACTTTATAATTCAGAAACAAAGATATTAGGTGGTGTTAAGAGCGATACAGCAATGGCTTTGTTAAAAGAATTTTACAAAGGTACAAACCCTAATGCACCTAAATCAAAAGTaaaaaaagattgcaaattAAAAAAGTGTGATAATCATTAG
- the TTLL15 gene encoding tubulin tyrosine ligase-like 15 — MSDQKKQEKEDETGDTDYTDCAQIMSLKMKTLLKICLYSVVGPIILYCLFFAYLHYQENLVRIHTKIIKVEEKRPIYRIYARSNDTGYLKHVVTVLDRLGFKETNNDSNWDLLWAHDYPFRVLSSNLSKLQDHQRVNHFPGCGYITNKVDLSTTKGQYILPAFKLPEQRDEFLKHADEHPKKIFVEKSNDHRGIRVKNISDINLAVTGSFVQEFIQQPFLVDGYKFDIGVYTVITSIDPVRVYIYKGDVLFRFCPIKYHPFNAEVLDKYVVGDDYLPIWNVPSLKHYYTTLGFSMKDSFDAYVRSLGSDSQKVWSAMYEAIREITLAKEGYIKEAVERYGNGRNFFELVRFDFALDENLNVYTMEANMSPNLSSAHYQPNQLLYEQVIYNLFALVGVGQRLKKDSLKIRSQVEDQMIIADKNLVVLPELCMECNDCFRVECQLCKPCFTAETKLILSQSYNEHQNKMDFQRIFPPPITKNMVLKDYTLRNQLLIRWYQGKCEIDHSWCS, encoded by the exons ATGTCCGACCAGAAAAAACAGGAAAAAGAGGATGAGACAGGG GATACCGATTATACAGACTGTGCTCAAATTATGAGTTTAAAAATGAAAACGCttctaaaaatttgtttatattccgTAGTAGGCCCGATAATTTTATACTGCCTCTTTTTTGCCTATCTACATTATCAAGAAAATTTAGTAAGGATACATACGAAAATAATCAAAGTAGAAGAAAAGAGACCAATATATAGGATATATGCAAGAAGTAATGATACTGGATACTTAAAGCACGTAGTCACTGTTCTTGACCGGTTGGGTTTTAAAGAGACCAATAACGATTCAAATTGGGACTTATTATGGGCTCATGACTATCCATTCAGAGTTCTATCTTCTAACTTAAGTAAATTACAAGATCATCAACGAGTTAATCATTTTCCCGGTTGTGGATATATTACAAACAAAGTAGATTTGTCAACAACTAAAGGACAATACATACTTCCGGCGTTCAAATTGCCAGAACAACGAGATGAATTCTTGAAACATGCTGACGAACAtcctaaaaaaatatttgtgGAGAAGTCCAATGACCATCGCGGTATTAGAGTAAaaaatataagcgatataaatCTTGCAGTGACTGGTTCATTCGTCCAGGAGTTCATACAGCAACCATTTCTTGTTGATGGCTATAAATTTGACATTGGAGTGTATACTGTAATCACTTCAATTGATCCTGTTAGAGTGTACATATATAAAGGTGATGTCCTATTTAGATTTTGTCCCATAAAATATCATCCATTTAATGCAGAAGTTTTAGATAAGTATGTAGTTGGAGATGATTATTTACCAATATGGAATGTTCCTTCCTTAAAACATTACTACACTACATTAGGGTTTTCAATGAAAGACTCGTTTGATGCCTATGTAAGATCACTTGGAAGTGATTCCCAGAAAGTGTGGAGCGCTATGTACGAAGCAATAAGAGAAATAACTTTGGCAAAAGAAGGATATATCAAAGAAGCTGTGGAACGTTATGGAAATggaagaaatttctttgaattaGTTCGGTTTGACTTTGCCCTTGATGAGAATTTGAATGTGTATACCATGGAAGCTAATATGTCTCCAAATCTATCTTCTGCGCATTATCAGCCAAATCAATTGCTTTATGAACAAgttatatataatttgtttGCTTTAGTCGGTGTTGGACAAAGACTTAAAAAAGATTCCTTGAAAATAAG AAGTCAGGTAGAAGATCAAATGATAATAGCTGATAAAAATTTAGTAGTTCTCCCAGAACTCTGTATGGAATGTAACGATTGTTTCCGTGTAGAATGTCAGCTTTGTAAACCATGTTTCACGGCTGAAACTAAACTCATCTTATCCCAAAGTTATAATGAACATCAAAATAAAATGGACTTTCAGAGGATTTTTCCACCACCGATA ACAAAAAATATGGTGCTAAAAGATTATACACTGAGGAATCAGTTATTAATCAGATGGTACCAAGGAAAATGTGAAATAGACCACTCATGGTgttcataa
- the RpS29 gene encoding ribosomal protein S29: protein MGFLNIWYSHPRKYGQGSRSCRACANRHGLIRKYGLNICRQCFREYAADIGFKKLD, encoded by the exons ATGGGTTTTCTAAATATTTGGTACTCGCATCCGCGAAAGTATGGTCAAGGATCTAGATCCTG TCGAGCTTGCGCTAATAGGCATGGATTGATCCGCAAATATGGTTTAAATATTTGCAGACAGTGCTTCAGAGAATATGCAGCTGACATCGGTTTCAAAAAG CTGGATTAA